From Diadema setosum chromosome 5, eeDiaSeto1, whole genome shotgun sequence, the proteins below share one genomic window:
- the LOC140228831 gene encoding thialysine N-epsilon-acetyltransferase-like produces MSGHRLEKDLILEAKRLASEARIKTMITFTTTDRASPMKILVDEGAKDLDANLGHDVFFLTYNPVTTTAFDDHSETVKAREGNKGDMSAIYDLLKELTVVEGMDHVFVASREEFCEASGVSDLFQTVVVEHCPPERRPEIIGCAIISKFYNYLKGTVHYIQGLYIRPNYRGEEEFG; encoded by the exons ATGTCAGGTCACAGGCTTGAAAAAGACCTGATCCTGGAAGCAAAACGG TTGGCTTCAGAAGCTAGGATTAAGACGATGATCACTTTCACCACAACCGACAGGGCCTCGCCCATGAAGATTCTCGTTGATGAAGGTGCGAAAGATCTGGACGCTAACCTGGGTCATGATGTATTCTTCTTGACGTACAACCCAGTGACAACGACAGCATTC GATGACCACTCTGAAACTGTCAAAGCTCGAGAAGGGAACAAAGGTGATATGAGCGCAATTTATGACCTTTTGAAAGAGCTCACAGTCGTGGAGGGTATGGATCACGTTTTCGTCGCCAGTAGAGAAG AATTCTGTGAAGCGAGCGGCGTCAGTGATCTGTTTCAGACGGTCGTCGTCGAGCACTGCCCTCCAGAGCGACGGCCTGAAATTATCGGATGTGCCATCATCTCGAAGTTCTACAACTACCTCAAAGGCACGGTGCACTATATCCAGGGATTATATATTCGACCCAATTACAGAGGTGAGGAGGAGTTCGGCTAG